The region AATTTTTCAGTTGTTTTTGTAATTAAATATGATTCAtgcatatatatttttttaaatatatgtATCCGTGTTGATTGTAATTGGTCGTGATTGTGGATAGATTCTTTGCTTCTGAAACAGAAGTTTGCATATGTGTTTAAAATTGTAGGTTTGTTTATTATATTTCTCTGACTCATTTTTTTCCTTTTGTAAATTTTATTTGAGATTGATGTGCCTGAGGTTGTCCTCAGTGTTGTGCCTGAGGTTATAAGATTTCCTCATATAATAGTAGGGGTATTTTTGTAAATACAGGGGGGTTGacttaaaattataaaactaCCCATTTAAATTGTACTCAAAATTCTTATAATCTCAGGCTAGATCGCTGAGGACAACCTCAGGTCCAGTTTTctcattttatttttcatttttgttatttaatttatttttttcagATACACATTCATGTTACTTACTATTTTCACATTTATTTTAGGCCTTGATATGGCAAGGCAATGGAAGTAAATGTTATAGATTTATATAACATGATATGGCGTATCATCATATCAGTCATTCATCATTTATATGTTATTTTTTCTCTGCACAGCAGGATATGACGTATCATAATAATGCCAAATATTGTTGCTCAAAAGTTGATATTTGCTTAGACTGTTGGCATTCGATGACCGTTGTAGTTAAAGTTCTCGATACTTCCCTTATAAATTTGTACATAATGTTTTCCAATTCTGTCAAAGATTATTCGGTACCAAAATATAGTTTATTTTGTTTGAATCTATCTATGTTTAAGTTGTACTACTGAACACATAATATGAGTTTTTTTGTAGTTATGTGCTTACAAATTTCCCTGCCCCAAGTTGGAATCTGGAATTCCTTGGAATACATCATTAATTTGAGtgttatattatttaaaaaagtGATAAACCGTTAATAAAAATCTTATTTGTATTATTCCAATTCCAAAAATTTGAGAAGGAAATAGAAGTAAAAATTTAATCTAATCATATTTATAGAAagtataataatataaaatatattacCTCTATGAATATAGTGCCTAACAAATGTTTGCCTTCAATAAATATGTGATGAACATTGCAAAAATTAGTTGTATCATCATAACAAAAAGTGGTACTCAGTATTTCTAGATCGGTATCAGTCCAGATCAAGTCAGAATCCCATGCAACTTCTGTATATCTCATTTCCACCGCATACGGATTATATACTTGAAAATTGAACTGTGCTCCTCCTTCATATTCCAGATCAAGTCAGAATCTCATGCAAATTCTGTATATCTCATTTTCACCACATACAGATTCCATATTTGTACAAACAAAATATATCCGAACTGCTTTTAGATCCATTTCTACATTAATTTATATTCAATGATCGGTCTAATATCAAATTCTTATTGTAACAATGATTAAATTATAAGTGAAATGAACAACTTAACTCTTTGAAATTAGGTTTCCCCGCTGAAATAGTATGGATTAGCTATACTAACAAATGCAGATTcattgaatcaacttcaaattGAACAAGGCATGCTGCGTTGGAGCTTCTGTCCACGGGTTTCGTACTGTTTACATCTGTTAACCTCAAGTTGTGGGTTTATTGGAATATGTTACAGTATTCTTCAGCTATTTTTACAAATCCTAAACAAATAGttttattttatgttttataaatcAAATACCTCTATAATTATGTTTTATATTAACATTTTACATACGtttgtaaaatatttattaatGTGCCACTGTTTATACTTTTTAGATGCAGAGTATGTGTCGTCACATAAAAATGGATGTGACTGTTGTATTGTATTGTCattcttatttttttttattttcctctATAAGTATAGCTAGTAATAATGATTGTTGTCTATTTTTAACCTCCTTAATTTTTTTGACAATATATTTTGTAAATTAAATTGTGGCTGCGAGTGTACTGCAACAGTCATTGTTATGGTATGTTATAATTTTATGTAAACCGGACACTACAATATTCaccaaaaatttaaaaataaataactaaaaTAAATGCAAATAATTATTTACTGTCAATTCatcttaaaaaataaaaattatataaatttttgatAGCACACCTAGCGCGCGGGCAAAAATGCCTAGTTCTAATTAATAATACAGCTTGTACTTATCTAGGTCCGAACACTATTTTCtatataaatttaattttctGTAGGTTTGGTATATAATCTGTATATAGCCAAATTATCGGTAtgtaataataaataaaattttaggatttatgcttcaaaataaatattaatgaTTCTAAAATACACGGCTAGACATTTTATAACTAGGATCATTATCGATCATTCACCTAGTACATAATGTGTCTACGGAGTAACCACCAAATCAGTGTTCCTTCCATCTGATCGATTCTCAAATTTTCTTAACTTAATTAGGAAACAAAAATGAATTAGTCATTTGATCCTTTCTTATCTTTCTAATTCTTTTTCCTAAAGTAGCGAAGTTCTTAATCAATGTCATGTAAGTACAAGTAATTAACATCGAATGAGAAGATTTGGACCATCATTAATTTAATCAAATAACAAATTGGAATACATATGTGGCTATTCAAATTAGCTTATGTATCAAGTTCAAGGGTGTAGTTGTTTAGTAAATACTCCCATCATCCCGgtttttttatataatatttttattataatctGTCTTTGAACCATCATTGATTTAATCAAATGACAAATTAGAATACATATGTGGCTATTTAAATTAGTTTATGTGTCAAGTTCAAGCATGTGTTTGGTTAGAAAATCCTCCTATCGTCCCGGTTTTTTTATacaatatttttattataatctGTCTTTGGATCATCATTGATTTAATCAAATGACAAATTGTAATAAATATGTGGTTATTCAAATTAGCTTTTGTGTCAAGCTCAAGCATGTGTTTGTTTAATAAATACTCCGATAGTCCCGGTTTTCTTATACACTATTTTTATTATAGTCTGTCACATAAAAATTgttcatttttaataattatgatAAATAAGATAtgaataaaaagtaaaaataaagtaAATATAGTCATCCGAGTTCTATATTATGtcaattattaatttttttgttttgatagaataaaaaatgaattttaattaaTGGATAAAAATAAGTAGACAACACAACTAAGAAAATACGAAGCCGAAGCTAAACCCGAACCTGGACCGAACCTTTGACATCCCTATTGAAAGACCCCTCTACCAACTTCTACCTGCGCTCTTTAAACAATAAACGCCAACATAACAAATTACACTATGACTCATAAAAGAATAGCATTCCATAAAAAGAATAGATCATTACAGGGGGGCGAGACTGGAGATCACATCAGCAAGCAAGACCCAATCAAAAGGATTCCATAACAAACAAATTCTAAATAATGATATGGTGCAGTTTATTTATTCAAACAATTCCAATCATCTATGATCATCAACAAATTACATACTAGAAGAATAGCTATATATGATGAGTATTCCATAAATGTAACTAAAATGTCACTTAAACTCTAGGCTTAATTGTGGCTCTTAATGGATTCTTCATCACAACTGTGAACTCCAACTTTTCACTCAAATCGACCTTGCTCTTTTCAGGATATGCACTCCATTCGAATTCTTGAACAAGCCTTGCTGTCATCAAATTCAGGTGAATTGTTGCCATGTTTGCTCCCGGACAGATCCTTCTCCCCACGCTAAACGGCATCATTTTCACCCCTGTCACTCCAGTAATATCTGCATCCTCACTGCCCGTAACAAATCGGTCCGGATTGAATTTTTCGGGATCGGACCATATTTTCGGATCATTTCCGATAGGTGGTGTAAAAAATTCAACAGATGTTCCCAGGGGGATATCATAGCCTGCTAGTTTTGAGGGTTGAGTAACAGCATGACTTAGAACAAAATATGTAGGAGGGTGTTTCCTTAGTAATTCCTTTGTAACAGCATTTAAATACGGCATTTTTTCGATATCTTTTTCATCGATTTTCTTATCCTTCCCCACCGTCTTTAAGATTTCATCGTACAACTTCGATTGAATATTTGGATTCTCGATAAGTCGAGCTATAGCCCACTCAAGAGCCGTGGCTGTTGTATCGGTTCCCCCGTTTAGAAATTCCGAGCAGAGCGTTACGATTTCAATGTTACTTAGACGCGCTTTTCGACCTTCAATCTCTAAATCGAAAAGCGTGTCTAAATATGAAAAAGATAGCACCGATGATTCATCATCGCGTGCTAATTTTCGTTGTTTGACTAATGGAATTAGGGTCTCCAATTGTTCTCTTCGAACTTCGATTGCTCTTCTTttttgttttgagaaaaatatacCCAAAATGGGTAAAAAATCGTCGACTCTCGGCTCGAGTGTGATTAAAACTTTTTTCATCATATGATCAACTCTTTCATTTGTTTCCTCGTCTAAATCGAGACCGAAACACATAGCCAAAAGTATGCAAAAAAATGCGAATCTCACATTTTTCAGCACCCAGACAGCACCATCATTCGCGTCCGCTTCAGACTTCAATCGATTAATAAGCCTGTCCATCGCACTCGATCTCAGATGATGAAACTCCTTAATTCGGCTCGAACTAAGCATATTCTGAACCAAATTTCGCCTCAACGACCGCCAAACCGGACCGTACGACGAAGAGTTCACCGTAAATTTGTTGCAACTAAATATGGTTCGAGTCGGATTCTCATCGGGCCGAGTTGCAAACACTTGACCCTTTTCAATCAAAGCCTCATGAGCCAAATCAGCACTAGTAACA is a window of Apium graveolens cultivar Ventura chromosome 11, ASM990537v1, whole genome shotgun sequence DNA encoding:
- the LOC141697855 gene encoding cytochrome P450 77A2-like, which produces MDFYNCMFAAIAMVVSLSLMLVLARKFISKKPNLPPGPPGWPLVGNLFQAARSGKQFFEFVRDLVPEYGPIFTLKMGTRTMIIVTSADLAHEALIEKGQVFATRPDENPTRTIFSCNKFTVNSSSYGPVWRSLRRNLVQNMLSSSRIKEFHHLRSSAMDRLINRLKSEADANDGAVWVLKNVRFAFFCILLAMCFGLDLDEETNERVDHMMKKVLITLEPRVDDFLPILGIFFSKQKRRAIEVRREQLETLIPLVKQRKLARDDESSVLSFSYLDTLFDLEIEGRKARLSNIEIVTLCSEFLNGGTDTTATALEWAIARLIENPNIQSKLYDEILKTVGKDKKIDEKDIEKMPYLNAVTKELLRKHPPTYFVLSHAVTQPSKLAGYDIPLGTSVEFFTPPIGNDPKIWSDPEKFNPDRFVTGSEDADITGVTGVKMMPFSVGRRICPGANMATIHLNLMTARLVQEFEWSAYPEKSKVDLSEKLEFTVVMKNPLRATIKPRV